Proteins from one Triticum aestivum cultivar Chinese Spring chromosome 7A, IWGSC CS RefSeq v2.1, whole genome shotgun sequence genomic window:
- the LOC123148852 gene encoding histone H3.2-like, with protein sequence MARTKQTARKSTGGKAPRKQLATKAARKSAPATGGVKKPHRFRPGTVALREIRKYQKSTDLLIRKLPFQRLVREIAQDFKTDLRFQSSAVSALQEAAEAYLVGLFEDTNLCAIHAKRVTIMPKDIQLARRIRGERA encoded by the coding sequence ATGGCCCGCACGAAGCAGACGGCGCGCAAGTCCACCGGCGGCAAGGCGCCCCGCAAGCAGCTGGCGACCAAGGCGGCGCGCAAGTCGGCCCCGGCCACCGGCGGCGTGAAGAAGCCCCACCGCTTCCGCCCGGGGACCGTCGCGCTCCGGGAGATCCGCAAGTACCAGAAGAGCACGGACCTGCTCATCCGCAAGCTCCCCTTCCAGCGCCTTGTGAGGGAGATCGCGCAGGACTTCAAGACCGACCTCAGGTTCCAGAGCTCTGCCGTCTCCGCCCTGCAGGAGGCCGCCGAGGCGTACCTGGTGGGGCTGTTCGAGGACACCAACCTGTGCGCCATCCACGCCAAGCGCGTCACcatcatgcccaaggacatccaGCTCGCCCGCCGCATCCGTGGGGAGCGCGCCTAG
- the LOC123148850 gene encoding disease resistance protein RGA2-like, translating to MGVGKTTLAQHVCDDERVRNHFPMILYSNFSYTRAMAWDEAPFVLGSKHAVRDVRKFIESLHVLEEKCLTKRFLLVFEDVDAGKKQMLEELLPTLRHGKRGSRIIITTNSRAVAASMGRVQPISLKVMPHQEYWFFFKAHAFASRDVEEDPRMLAAGKVIARKLNGSFFGAKIVGGVLKTHPNPWFWNKVLRSNIGGLSLLGDGIGYIGDFAENLVPIYVDVCKVTISKRPFLFHTELARLDHLYQASPGASAACPHGDIRFAKVLFCRSMLALSTPTLILHC from the coding sequence ATGGGAGTTGGGAAGACCACCCTTGCACAGCATGTCTGCGATGATGAGAGGGTGCGCAACCACTTTCCAATGATTTTGTATTCCAATTTCTCATACACCAGAGCAATGGCTTGGGATGAGGCACCGTTTGTTCTAGGATCCAAACACGCAGTTAGAGATGTGCGAAAATTCATCGAGTCACTGCATGTACTCGAGGAGAAATGCCTCACCAAGAGGTTTTTATTGGTATTTGAAGATGTTGACGCAGGCAAGAAGCAGATGCTAGAAGAGTTACTGCCGACCTTAAGACATGGCAAACGTGGAAGCAGGATCATAATCACCACAAACAGCAGGGCCGTCGCTGCGAGCATGGGAAGAGTGCAGCCGATCAGTCTGAAGGTCATGCCGCACCAGGAGTACTGGTTCTTCTTCAAGGCGCACGCGTTTGCTAGCAGAGATGTCGAGGAGGACCCAAGGATGCTAGCAGCAGGCAAGGTGATTGCGAGGAAGCTAAATGGGTCCTTCTTCGGAGCGAAAATTGTCGGTGGGGTGCTGAAAACTCATCCAAATCCCTGGTTCTGGAACAAAGTGTTGAGGAGCAATATTGGGGGGTTATCTCTGTTGGGCGATGGAATTGGGTACATTGGAGATTTTGCAGAGAATTTGGTACCAATCTACGTAGACGTGTGTAAGGTGACCATTTCTAAGCGTCCATTTCTCTTTCATACGGAACTAGCTAGGTTGGACCATTTGTATCAGGCAAGTCCTGGTGCTAGTGCTGCTTGCCCGCATGGTGATATCCGGTTCGCAAAAGTTCTGTTCTGCAGGTCAATGTTAGCACTTAGCACTCCAACTCTTATACTACACTGCTGA